CCATACGGGTCAACGCGGCCTCAAGTGATGCCTCATTGAGCGTCGGCGGCTGCAAAGCGGCAATCATTGCCCGCGCTTCGTGCAAATTATCCGCGGCCGTCCTGCGGGCCAGCTCGATGCGCTCTCGCGCTTTGCCCGCGTCCTGCTTATCCAGATCACGGTCCGCCGAATGCAGGAGCATTTGAATGGAAGACAGTCCCTGGGCAAGGGTGTCATGAATCTCGTGCGCAATGCGCTGACGTTCGGCCACCATGCCGGCATCGCGCTCCGTGGCTGCTAGCTGCGAACGGGTTTCAATCAACTCTTTATTCATCCGCGACAGCGTCCGGAAGGCGTAGGTGATCGCTATCGTCACCAGCGCCGAGACCGCCGGCCCCATGACACCGCCAAAGGTCAGACCCTGCGGAATCTGCACCACCACGGTGATAATCGAGGCGACGATGACGCACGCGATACCCGCCGCCATGTCCAGCACCGTGAGGTACAAAAAGAACATGGCGAAAACCAAATAGATTGCCGCTGGGGCCACGAACAGGTCCGCGACCCACAGCACCGAGAGGATGCACAGCCACAGGTAGCGCACAGGCCGGGCCCAATATTCCCCGTATACCGAGCCTGCGAAGTACACGGCCGCAAAGCCCACCAAGAGCAGCAGGTTGATGATCGCCTGCGAAAGCGGCATTCGCGCGGAGGTAAAAATGCCTACCACCAGCAGGCCAGCAGTCAGGATATGGATGCCGGTGCGCAACGCATCGGTATCCCGGTCTATTGTGGGGCTCATGCGCAAAAGCCTACTTCCCCTACTCGCCCTAGCCACCTTTGGGATCGCCGGCTGCAATTCATCCGCACCCACCCCTGCACCAACAACTACGGTCACTCCGGAGGCTTCGGAGGCACCGGAAGTTAATGTCGCCCAAACCGCGGAAGTCAATGACTGGAGCGATTGCCCCTACATCGGCCCCGGCTGGCTCGAAGAAACCAACGGCCAGCGCCTGACCAAGCAGGGCATCGACACGCGCTTTCCCACCCCGGCCTGCGTCTTTTGGTCCTACCAGGACGAGCCACAGGCCACCGTCATCGTGCGCGATATGCCCACGGTCGATGACGCCCGCGCCGCAGTGGATTGGGCCGCGCCTATCGACGCCACCGAACCCGCCTCCTTCGACGGCTGGGAAGGCGGCCGGGGCGTGGTCAATGAGCATGCCGTGTACGCGGTGCAAAAGGACACGCACGCGGTGCTGGTGTGGAGCAACCAGCAACAAACCGTGAAGTCGGAGCAGATCGCCCACGAAGCGATCGCCAACTTGGGACTTTAAACCGCGACGTCGTTATACGGCATCATCGGCGACAGCCACGGGAATACAACCTCCATTAGGAGGAAGAAGACTCCCACCGCAATAGCAATGGCCAAGATGACCTTCACCGGTGTGGGCCCCGGCAAGAGATTCCACAAAGCGCGATACATTATTTCTCCTCTTTTTCTACTTCCATAGCGTGCACAATCATGCGCTCCGCGTTGGAAAACTGCGGGTGACACGTGGTCAAGGTCAAGATCTCGCGGCTCGGTTCGGCGTCCGACTCTGGCACGGGGTTGGTCACCGAGACGTCGCCAGGCGTCGTAATATGCCGGCCAGCTACGTGCGAATACTCCGGCGGAATTCCATTGAAACAGTCCGCCTGCTCGCCATCGATGGGCAATACGCGATAGGTAATTCGCTCCTTCTGCGTCTCCACCACGATGTCATCGCAGGTCTCTAGCTTGCCCAAGTCATTAAAGGGAGCTCCCTTGCCCACGCGGTGGCCCGCAACCGCAAAATTGCCCATCTCTCCCGGCATCTGGGAATCCAGGTAGCGCCCCGGGCCGCGCAGCAGATCATCTTCATTGGTGCCCTCAATGATGGCGAAGCGGTAGTCAGAACCGAACGTGGGAATATAAAGCTGCGCGAACGCCTCACCCAACTCCGGCTCCAACTTCTGCCGCGGATTGCGCCATTGCTCGTCGAGGT
This genomic stretch from Corynebacterium tuberculostearicum harbors:
- a CDS encoding sensor histidine kinase; translation: MSPTIDRDTDALRTGIHILTAGLLVVGIFTSARMPLSQAIINLLLLVGFAAVYFAGSVYGEYWARPVRYLWLCILSVLWVADLFVAPAAIYLVFAMFFLYLTVLDMAAGIACVIVASIITVVVQIPQGLTFGGVMGPAVSALVTIAITYAFRTLSRMNKELIETRSQLAATERDAGMVAERQRIAHEIHDTLAQGLSSIQMLLHSADRDLDKQDAGKARERIELARRTAADNLHEARAMIAALQPPTLNEASLEAALTRMAENFGATGDIHVEVESEGEVQQLPMKVEAALLRIAQGAVGNVVKHAEASRARITVTYEGDEVRLDVVDNGKGFDPAAVESTPAGLGHIGLAAIRRRAQELGGEVIIESAPGEGTAVSVSMPLGNRVD
- a CDS encoding DUF2020 domain-containing protein, producing MRKSLLPLLALATFGIAGCNSSAPTPAPTTTVTPEASEAPEVNVAQTAEVNDWSDCPYIGPGWLEETNGQRLTKQGIDTRFPTPACVFWSYQDEPQATVIVRDMPTVDDARAAVDWAAPIDATEPASFDGWEGGRGVVNEHAVYAVQKDTHAVLVWSNQQQTVKSEQIAHEAIANLGL
- a CDS encoding class E sortase; the encoded protein is MTKVLGELMLTIGVVLLLFAFYEAYWTNVESGQLQEEASAHLDEQWRNPRQKLEPELGEAFAQLYIPTFGSDYRFAIIEGTNEDDLLRGPGRYLDSQMPGEMGNFAVAGHRVGKGAPFNDLGKLETCDDIVVETQKERITYRVLPIDGEQADCFNGIPPEYSHVAGRHITTPGDVSVTNPVPESDAEPSREILTLTTCHPQFSNAERMIVHAMEVEKEEK